Proteins encoded in a region of the Pigmentiphaga litoralis genome:
- a CDS encoding ATP-dependent helicase — translation MEASAATPANLPTSASDYLSDLNAQQREAVEYGVGTPAASPALLVIAGAGSGKTNTLAHRVAHLVLNGADPHRILLLTFSRRAAVEMERRVGRVLQKVLKLRSGVAPSLQWAGTFHGVGARLLREYAGRIGLAESFTIHDRGDSEDMIGIVRHELGFSSAQTRFPLKGTCLAIYSRVVNSQAPLSHVLQTAFPWCSAWEAQLKQLFDAYVQAKQDQHVLDYDDLLLYWAEMMTDPGLAAEVGGSFDHVLVDEYQDTNRLQAAILLAMKPTGQGLTVVGDDAQSIYSFRAATIRNILDFPGQFAEPAHVVTLERNYRSTQPILDASNAVIQQSTERYAKQLWTDRASSQRPLLVTVTDDAGQARWIADKVLENREAGVKLTSQAVLFRTSSHSAMLELELTRRNIPFVKFGGLKFLEASHIKDVLSVLRWAQNPRGRLSGFRVAQLIPGIGPVSAGRVLDAMASAPDPLAAMQAFQPGSAAQEDWRAFSQTYEMIAGAGASWPADLELAIQWYTPHLERLHEDAAVRRGDLDQLARIAATYPSREKFLTELTLDPPDATSAESGAPLQDEDYMILSTIHSAKGQEWKVVYVLNVVDGCIPSDMSTGTKEDIEEERRLLYVAMTRAKEQLQLIVPQRFYVTQQTGMGDRHIYGSRTRFIPDSLLKLFERMPKPPQPAGLAERGLTPEAAKIDIASRLRGAWK, via the coding sequence ATGGAAGCTTCTGCCGCCACCCCCGCCAACCTGCCCACGTCGGCATCCGACTATCTGTCCGACCTCAATGCGCAGCAGCGCGAAGCCGTCGAATATGGCGTTGGCACGCCGGCGGCGTCGCCTGCCTTGCTGGTGATCGCGGGCGCAGGGTCGGGCAAGACCAACACCCTGGCGCACCGCGTGGCACATCTGGTGCTGAATGGCGCGGATCCGCATCGCATCCTGCTGCTGACGTTCTCGCGCCGGGCAGCGGTCGAAATGGAACGGCGGGTAGGCCGGGTATTGCAGAAGGTGCTCAAGCTGCGCAGCGGCGTGGCGCCGTCCCTGCAGTGGGCCGGCACCTTTCACGGCGTCGGCGCGCGCCTGCTGCGCGAATACGCCGGCCGCATCGGGCTGGCCGAATCGTTCACCATCCATGATCGGGGCGACTCCGAAGACATGATCGGCATCGTGCGCCACGAACTGGGCTTTTCGTCCGCGCAAACCCGGTTTCCGCTCAAGGGCACCTGCCTGGCCATCTATTCCCGCGTGGTGAACAGCCAGGCCCCGCTGTCCCACGTGCTGCAAACCGCGTTTCCCTGGTGTTCGGCCTGGGAAGCGCAGCTCAAGCAGCTCTTTGACGCCTACGTGCAGGCCAAGCAGGACCAGCACGTGCTCGACTACGACGACCTGCTGCTCTATTGGGCCGAAATGATGACCGATCCCGGCCTGGCTGCCGAGGTGGGCGGATCGTTCGACCATGTGCTGGTCGACGAATACCAGGACACCAACCGGCTGCAGGCGGCCATCCTGCTGGCCATGAAACCGACCGGGCAGGGGCTGACGGTCGTGGGTGACGACGCGCAGTCCATCTACTCGTTCCGGGCCGCCACCATCCGGAATATCCTGGATTTTCCGGGTCAGTTTGCGGAACCGGCGCACGTGGTCACCCTGGAACGCAATTACCGGTCGACGCAGCCCATCCTGGATGCGTCCAACGCTGTCATCCAGCAGTCCACCGAACGGTACGCCAAGCAGCTCTGGACCGACCGCGCCTCGTCGCAGCGTCCGCTGCTGGTCACCGTGACCGACGACGCGGGACAGGCCCGGTGGATTGCCGACAAGGTGCTGGAAAACCGCGAAGCGGGCGTCAAGCTCACCTCGCAGGCCGTGCTGTTTCGCACCTCCAGCCACAGCGCCATGCTGGAACTGGAACTGACCCGGCGCAACATTCCCTTCGTGAAGTTCGGCGGGCTCAAGTTCCTGGAAGCGTCCCACATCAAGGACGTGCTGTCCGTGCTTCGCTGGGCGCAGAACCCGCGTGGCCGTCTGTCCGGCTTCCGGGTGGCGCAACTGATCCCCGGCATCGGGCCGGTATCCGCGGGCAGGGTGCTCGACGCCATGGCCAGCGCGCCGGATCCCCTGGCAGCCATGCAGGCGTTCCAGCCCGGGTCCGCCGCGCAAGAAGACTGGCGGGCCTTCAGCCAGACCTACGAAATGATCGCCGGCGCCGGCGCCAGTTGGCCCGCCGACCTGGAACTGGCCATCCAGTGGTACACCCCGCACCTGGAACGGCTGCATGAAGACGCGGCGGTCCGCCGGGGCGACCTGGACCAGCTGGCGCGGATTGCCGCCACTTACCCGTCGCGTGAAAAATTCCTGACGGAACTGACCCTGGATCCGCCGGACGCCACCAGTGCCGAATCCGGTGCGCCGCTGCAAGACGAGGACTACATGATCCTGTCCACCATCCATTCCGCAAAGGGACAGGAGTGGAAGGTCGTGTACGTGCTGAACGTGGTGGACGGCTGCATTCCGTCCGACATGAGCACGGGCACCAAGGAAGACATCGAAGAAGAACGCCGGCTGCTGTATGTCGCCATGACCCGCGCCAAGGAACAGCTGCAGCTCATCGTGCCGCAGCGCTTCTATGTCACGCAGCAGACCGGCATGGGCGATCGCCACATTTACGGGTCGCGCACCCGTTTCATTCCCGATTCGCTGCTCAAGCTGTTCGAACGCATGCCCAAGCCGCCGCAGCCGGCTGGCCTGGCCGAACGGGGGTTGACGCCCGAGGCGGCAAAGATCGACATCGCCAGCCGGCTGCGGGGTGCGTGGAAGTAG
- a CDS encoding MarR family winged helix-turn-helix transcriptional regulator has protein sequence MLDLETRITGGHHESLVLWLRMLSCTNRVENEIRSRLRAEFGITLPRFDLMAQLERQPEGLRMGELSKRMMVTGGNVTGITDQLVAENLVVREPAPDDRRAFIVKLTPAGRRAFARMAQVHEQWIAELFSGLPSDAKTQLIDLLSTLKGSLTAPPSA, from the coding sequence GTGCTCGATCTCGAAACGCGGATCACCGGGGGTCACCATGAATCGCTCGTGCTGTGGCTGCGCATGCTCTCGTGCACGAACCGCGTGGAAAACGAAATCCGGTCGCGCTTGCGCGCGGAGTTCGGCATCACCTTGCCGCGGTTCGATCTGATGGCGCAGCTCGAGCGTCAGCCTGAAGGGCTGCGGATGGGCGAGCTGTCGAAACGCATGATGGTGACGGGCGGCAACGTGACCGGCATCACCGATCAACTGGTGGCCGAGAACCTGGTGGTGCGCGAGCCCGCGCCCGATGACCGCCGCGCTTTCATCGTCAAGTTGACGCCGGCCGGCCGCCGCGCGTTTGCGCGCATGGCGCAGGTACATGAGCAGTGGATTGCGGAGTTGTTTTCGGGCCTGCCGTCTGACGCCAAGACGCAATTGATTGATCTGCTGTCGACGCTGAAGGGCAGCCTGACCGCGCCGCCATCGGCGTGA
- a CDS encoding SDR family NAD(P)-dependent oxidoreductase, whose translation MTGGARGIGAAIARTLVTQGASVTIAGRHADALQAAVNDLEAALPPGAVSAAACPSNDVGLSAGAPSGVPAERSGAASSATNIGYVVMDVADSESVRAAFAQARRRAGVIDILVNNAGQAESAPLARTDDALWRQMMDVNLSGSFFCMRAALPDMVDAGWGRIVNIASTAGLIGYGYTAAYCASKHGVIGLTRSVALEVATKGVTVNAVCPGFTETDLLTDAVDNIVAKTGRDAAQVQRDLASLNPQKRLVKPDEVANAVLWLCMPGSDAMNGQSLAVAGGEVM comes from the coding sequence GTGACAGGTGGCGCGCGCGGGATTGGCGCGGCCATCGCGCGCACCCTGGTTACGCAGGGCGCATCGGTCACGATCGCTGGCCGGCATGCCGACGCACTGCAGGCGGCGGTGAACGACCTGGAGGCAGCTTTGCCGCCGGGCGCGGTGTCTGCAGCAGCGTGCCCATCGAACGACGTGGGGCTCAGCGCGGGCGCGCCCAGTGGTGTTCCGGCGGAGCGCTCGGGCGCGGCATCGAGCGCCACAAACATCGGCTATGTCGTCATGGATGTGGCCGATTCCGAATCCGTGCGTGCTGCGTTTGCGCAAGCCCGTCGCCGCGCGGGTGTCATCGACATCCTGGTGAACAACGCCGGGCAAGCCGAATCGGCGCCCCTGGCCCGGACCGATGACGCCTTGTGGCGCCAGATGATGGACGTCAATCTGTCCGGCTCGTTCTTCTGCATGCGCGCGGCCTTGCCCGACATGGTCGATGCTGGCTGGGGGCGCATCGTGAATATCGCCAGCACGGCGGGGCTCATTGGCTACGGCTACACGGCGGCCTACTGCGCGTCGAAGCACGGTGTGATCGGCCTGACGCGGTCGGTGGCGCTGGAAGTCGCGACCAAGGGCGTGACGGTCAACGCCGTCTGCCCGGGCTTTACCGAAACCGATCTGTTGACAGACGCTGTCGACAACATCGTCGCCAAGACCGGTCGGGATGCGGCCCAGGTGCAGCGCGACCTGGCCTCGCTCAATCCGCAGAAGCGGCTGGTGAAACCCGACGAAGTGGCCAACGCCGTGCTGTGGTTGTGCATGCCCGGTTCGGACGCCATGAATGGACAGTCGCTGGCCGTTGCCGGCGGCGAAGTCATGTAG
- a CDS encoding DUF72 domain-containing protein, with protein sequence MPCDIHVGTASWTDPTLLACGRFYPPDATTPERRLRHYASRFSFVEVDASYYRLPDPATTHRWTQRTPDDFVFNVKAFRLFTGHPTPRDAFPSDLRRALPDTDKPAVYYRDVPEDIRAELWRRFTIAVEPLRMAGKLGALHFQFPPWVRRSPRSIRHVERCAYLAQEHTLAVEFRDASWFEGDAAAQTLAWERKLGAVHVVVDSPVGVPNTAPAVWETTHPDLAVVRLHGRNAEAWNAQTSASSGRFMYEYSPEELDELARRIARLSRTIRDTHVVLNTNFEDQGMRNAANLKSRIATLQQ encoded by the coding sequence ATGCCCTGTGACATCCACGTAGGAACCGCATCGTGGACCGATCCGACCCTGCTGGCGTGCGGTCGATTCTATCCGCCCGATGCCACCACGCCAGAACGACGGCTTCGCCATTACGCGTCGCGGTTTTCGTTCGTGGAAGTCGACGCGAGCTACTACCGTCTTCCCGACCCGGCCACGACGCACCGGTGGACGCAGCGCACGCCCGACGATTTCGTGTTCAACGTGAAGGCGTTCCGGCTGTTCACCGGGCACCCGACGCCGCGAGACGCCTTCCCCAGCGATCTGCGCCGGGCCCTGCCAGACACGGATAAGCCCGCCGTGTACTACCGCGACGTGCCCGAAGACATCCGGGCCGAGCTGTGGCGCCGCTTCACCATCGCGGTCGAACCCTTGCGCATGGCGGGCAAGCTGGGCGCCCTGCACTTCCAGTTTCCACCGTGGGTGCGCCGCAGTCCCCGCAGCATCCGGCATGTCGAACGCTGCGCCTATCTGGCGCAGGAACACACGCTGGCGGTGGAGTTTCGCGACGCCAGCTGGTTTGAGGGGGATGCGGCGGCGCAGACGCTGGCCTGGGAACGCAAGCTTGGCGCGGTGCACGTCGTGGTGGACAGCCCGGTCGGCGTGCCCAACACCGCGCCGGCCGTCTGGGAAACCACGCATCCGGACCTGGCCGTGGTGCGCCTGCATGGCCGCAACGCCGAAGCCTGGAACGCGCAGACCTCGGCGTCGTCAGGCAGGTTCATGTACGAATACAGCCCTGAAGAACTGGACGAACTGGCCCGCCGTATTGCCAGGCTATCCCGAACCATCCGCGACACCCACGTGGTGCTCAATACCAATTTCGAGGACCAGGGGATGCGCAATGCCGCAAACCTGAAATCCAGGATTGCTACACTGCAGCAATGA
- a CDS encoding cytochrome c has translation MIGRNQDKGVSAGRVAPASNRLRLAWIAVGLAIAAGVAVAVLMSVGHREDDRDATRPAASNLSDAARIEQGRYLALVGNCMGCHTAVGGTPYAGGRALPTPFGTFYGPNLTSDAETGLGKWSADDFWRALHNGKGPDGQLLYPAFPYATYTQVSRDDADALFAYLRSLEPVKQANRDHELAFPYDQRELVAVWRALYFRPGGDAAKAERGEGAAGTAAGAAAGDAQLVRGRYLVDGIGHCAECHTPRNRLGALQRNASLSGAVIPGQSWYAPPLSGDPVTGLGKWSAEDIAELLQTGISRRGAAAGPMAEAVHVGLQYVRDDDAKAMAAYLKSLPAQGLDARAVGTAPSATVMETGRGLYEAQCTQCHKSSGEGVYPAWPPLAGNLSVTAPDAVNAIKLVLRGGFSPSTAGHPQPHGMPPFGQAMKDQDVAAVVSYIRNSWGNSAGGVSLSDVRRVREAR, from the coding sequence ATGATCGGCCGCAACCAAGACAAAGGCGTGTCCGCCGGACGCGTGGCGCCTGCCAGCAACCGGCTGCGGCTGGCCTGGATAGCGGTGGGGCTGGCGATCGCGGCGGGCGTCGCCGTCGCCGTGCTGATGTCGGTGGGACATCGCGAAGATGACCGCGACGCCACACGACCGGCCGCAAGCAATCTGTCCGATGCCGCCCGTATCGAGCAGGGCCGCTATCTGGCCCTGGTCGGCAACTGCATGGGCTGCCATACGGCCGTCGGGGGCACGCCCTACGCAGGCGGCCGCGCCTTGCCCACGCCGTTCGGCACCTTCTATGGTCCGAATCTGACGTCCGACGCCGAGACCGGGTTGGGCAAATGGTCGGCCGACGATTTCTGGCGTGCGTTGCACAACGGCAAGGGCCCCGACGGGCAATTGCTGTATCCGGCGTTTCCGTACGCCACGTACACCCAGGTCAGCCGCGACGATGCCGATGCGCTGTTCGCGTATCTGCGATCGCTGGAGCCGGTCAAGCAGGCCAATCGCGACCACGAACTGGCGTTTCCGTATGACCAGCGCGAACTGGTTGCAGTCTGGCGCGCCCTGTATTTCCGGCCGGGAGGCGATGCGGCCAAGGCAGAGCGGGGCGAGGGCGCTGCCGGAACGGCGGCGGGGGCGGCTGCCGGGGATGCCCAGTTGGTGCGCGGGCGCTATCTGGTTGACGGCATTGGCCACTGCGCCGAATGCCACACGCCGCGCAATCGTCTGGGAGCGTTGCAACGCAATGCCAGCCTGTCCGGCGCCGTCATTCCTGGCCAGAGCTGGTATGCGCCGCCCTTGTCAGGCGACCCGGTAACGGGGTTGGGCAAGTGGTCGGCTGAAGACATTGCCGAATTGCTGCAGACCGGCATCTCGCGCCGGGGGGCGGCTGCCGGTCCGATGGCAGAAGCCGTTCATGTCGGCCTGCAGTATGTGCGCGACGACGACGCCAAGGCCATGGCGGCCTACCTGAAATCCCTGCCCGCGCAGGGGTTGGATGCGCGCGCAGTCGGCACGGCGCCGTCTGCCACGGTAATGGAAACCGGCCGCGGGCTGTACGAAGCCCAATGCACGCAGTGTCACAAGTCGTCGGGTGAAGGCGTTTACCCGGCGTGGCCCCCGCTGGCAGGCAATCTGTCGGTGACGGCGCCGGACGCGGTCAACGCGATCAAGCTGGTGCTGCGCGGTGGGTTTTCGCCGTCTACCGCCGGGCATCCGCAGCCTCACGGCATGCCGCCTTTCGGCCAGGCGATGAAAGACCAGGACGTTGCCGCAGTGGTGTCCTACATCCGGAATAGCTGGGGGAATAGCGCGGGGGGCGTGTCGCTGAGCGACGTGCGCCGGGTGCGCGAAGCGCGTTGA
- a CDS encoding enoyl-CoA hydratase family protein: protein MRYLPGENRRLHGAPTTLADYEARHVLFEVADGIATLTLNRPDRKNPLTFDSYAELRDLFLALAYAEDVHAVVIHGAGDNFCSGGDVHEIIGPLTKLDMPSLLAFTRMTGDVVKAMRACPQPIIAAVDGVCAGAGAILALASDMRLATARSKTAFLFTRVGLAGCDMGACALLPRVIGQGRASELLYTGRSFTGDEGERWGFFNRLCEPDVLRDDALRLAKDLVAGPTFAHGMTKRMLQQEWNMGVSEAIEAEAQAQAICMATNDFHRAYHAFVGKQRPVFEGD, encoded by the coding sequence ATGCGTTACCTACCGGGTGAAAACCGCCGGCTGCACGGCGCGCCAACGACGTTGGCTGACTACGAGGCGCGGCACGTGCTGTTCGAGGTGGCTGATGGCATTGCCACGCTGACGTTGAATCGTCCGGACCGCAAGAATCCGCTGACGTTCGATTCCTACGCCGAGCTGCGGGATCTGTTCCTGGCGCTGGCCTATGCCGAAGACGTGCATGCCGTGGTGATCCATGGCGCGGGCGACAACTTCTGCTCGGGCGGTGACGTGCACGAAATCATCGGGCCGCTGACGAAACTCGACATGCCGTCCTTGCTCGCCTTTACCCGCATGACGGGGGACGTGGTCAAGGCGATGCGTGCCTGCCCGCAGCCGATCATCGCGGCCGTCGATGGCGTGTGCGCGGGCGCGGGCGCGATCCTGGCGCTGGCGTCCGATATGCGGCTGGCCACGGCGCGCAGCAAGACGGCGTTCCTGTTCACCCGGGTGGGGTTGGCCGGTTGCGACATGGGCGCGTGCGCCTTGTTGCCGCGGGTGATCGGGCAGGGCCGTGCCTCGGAACTGCTGTACACGGGCCGCTCGTTCACGGGTGACGAGGGCGAACGCTGGGGCTTCTTCAATCGCCTGTGCGAACCGGACGTGCTGCGCGATGACGCGCTGCGGCTGGCCAAGGACCTGGTGGCCGGACCGACCTTTGCGCATGGCATGACCAAGCGCATGCTGCAGCAGGAATGGAATATGGGTGTGTCGGAAGCCATCGAGGCAGAAGCGCAGGCCCAGGCGATCTGCATGGCCACCAACGATTTCCATCGCGCCTACCACGCCTTTGTGGGCAAGCAGCGTCCGGTGTTCGAGGGCGATTGA
- a CDS encoding bifunctional salicylyl-CoA 5-hydroxylase/oxidoreductase, producing MNIVCIGGGPAGLYFALLMKQRNPGHQVVVIERNRPYDTFGWGVVFSDQTLGNLVNADETTARSILQSFNHWDDIDVHFKGDTITSGGHGFCGIGRKRLLNILQARCEALGVQLVFETDVLDDQEIAARYDADLVVASDGLNSRVRTRYQDTFQPDIESRYCRFVWLGTKKLFPAFTFAFEETEHGWFQAHAYQYDGDTSTFIIETPDDVWQRAGLDTMSQAEAIAFCEKLFAKYLDGQPLLSNSPHLRGSANWIRFPRIVCGSWVHWNTFGDKKVPVVLMGDAAHTAHFSIGSGTKLALEDAIELAQCFDRQGDGNLENILANYEASRSIEVLKIQSAARNSMEWFEHVDRYVGLDPEQFAYSMLTRSQRLSHDNLRVRDPAYVARYEQWIADRAYRQAGLPKPAGDVAPPPMLTPFKLRDTVLANRIVVSPMAQYSAKDGVPGDYHLVHLGSRAMGGAGLVFAEMTCVSADARITPGCPGLYTPEHTAAWKRIVDFVHANTQAKIAVQLGHAGAKGSTRVAWEGTDKPLVTGNWPLVSASETQYLEGVSQVAFAANRGDMARIKADFVRSTIAAAEAGFDWLELHCAHGYLLSSFISPLTNQRDDDYGGSLENRCRYPLEVFAAIREVWPADKPISVRISAHDWADGGITPDDAVAIARLFKEAGADMLDCSSGQVTKLEKPVYGRMFQTPFSDRIRNEVGIPTIAVGAIFEADHVNSIIAAGRADLCALARPHLADPAWTQHEAAKLGHFDNVGWPKQYYAGKQQLERNLEREKQVAAQSAGLTPQQIAARLLAE from the coding sequence ATGAATATCGTATGTATCGGTGGTGGCCCGGCAGGCTTGTACTTCGCCTTGCTGATGAAGCAGCGCAATCCCGGTCATCAAGTGGTCGTGATCGAGCGCAATCGTCCTTACGATACCTTCGGGTGGGGCGTCGTGTTTTCCGACCAGACGCTGGGCAACCTCGTCAACGCCGATGAGACCACGGCGCGCAGCATCCTGCAGTCCTTCAATCATTGGGACGACATCGATGTCCACTTCAAGGGCGATACGATCACGTCGGGTGGCCACGGCTTTTGCGGCATCGGCCGCAAACGCCTGCTGAACATCCTGCAGGCCCGCTGCGAAGCGCTGGGCGTGCAGCTTGTGTTCGAGACCGACGTGCTGGACGACCAGGAAATCGCGGCGCGCTACGACGCCGACCTGGTGGTCGCCAGTGATGGCCTGAACAGCCGGGTGCGCACGCGTTACCAGGACACCTTCCAGCCCGACATCGAAAGCCGCTATTGCCGCTTCGTGTGGCTCGGCACGAAAAAGCTGTTCCCGGCCTTCACGTTCGCGTTCGAAGAAACCGAACATGGCTGGTTCCAGGCGCATGCCTACCAGTACGACGGCGACACCTCGACATTCATTATCGAAACGCCCGACGACGTGTGGCAGCGCGCCGGCCTCGACACCATGAGCCAGGCCGAGGCCATCGCCTTCTGCGAAAAACTGTTTGCCAAATACCTGGACGGCCAGCCGCTGCTCAGCAACTCGCCGCACCTGCGTGGCTCGGCCAACTGGATCCGCTTCCCGCGCATCGTGTGCGGATCGTGGGTGCACTGGAATACCTTTGGCGACAAGAAGGTGCCGGTCGTGCTGATGGGCGACGCCGCGCACACCGCGCACTTTTCCATTGGTTCGGGCACCAAGCTTGCATTGGAAGACGCCATTGAACTGGCGCAATGTTTCGATCGGCAGGGCGACGGCAACCTCGAAAATATCCTGGCCAACTACGAAGCCAGCCGGTCTATCGAAGTGCTCAAGATCCAGAGCGCGGCGCGCAATTCCATGGAGTGGTTCGAACACGTCGACCGGTATGTGGGCCTGGATCCCGAACAGTTCGCGTATTCGATGTTGACCCGCAGCCAGCGGCTGTCCCATGACAACCTGCGCGTGCGGGACCCGGCCTACGTGGCCCGCTACGAGCAGTGGATTGCCGATCGCGCCTATCGCCAGGCGGGGCTGCCCAAGCCGGCGGGCGACGTTGCCCCGCCACCCATGCTGACACCGTTCAAGCTGCGCGACACCGTGCTGGCGAACCGCATCGTCGTGTCACCGATGGCGCAGTACTCGGCCAAAGACGGCGTGCCCGGCGACTACCACCTGGTGCACCTGGGCAGCCGCGCCATGGGCGGCGCTGGGCTGGTGTTCGCCGAAATGACCTGCGTGTCGGCCGACGCGCGCATCACCCCCGGGTGCCCGGGGCTCTACACCCCCGAACACACCGCCGCCTGGAAACGCATTGTCGATTTCGTGCACGCCAACACCCAGGCCAAGATCGCCGTGCAGCTGGGGCACGCCGGCGCGAAGGGCTCGACACGGGTCGCCTGGGAAGGCACCGACAAGCCTTTGGTGACCGGCAACTGGCCGCTGGTGTCGGCATCGGAAACCCAATATCTGGAAGGCGTGTCCCAGGTGGCGTTTGCCGCCAACCGGGGCGACATGGCGCGCATCAAGGCCGACTTTGTCCGGTCTACGATCGCCGCGGCCGAAGCCGGGTTCGACTGGCTCGAACTGCACTGCGCGCACGGCTATCTGCTGTCCAGCTTCATCTCGCCTTTAACCAATCAGCGTGACGACGACTACGGCGGCTCGCTGGAAAACCGCTGCCGCTACCCGCTCGAAGTGTTCGCCGCCATTCGCGAGGTCTGGCCAGCCGACAAACCGATCAGCGTGCGCATTTCGGCGCATGACTGGGCCGACGGCGGCATCACGCCAGACGACGCGGTCGCGATCGCCCGTCTGTTCAAGGAAGCCGGGGCCGACATGCTCGATTGCTCGTCGGGCCAGGTCACCAAGCTTGAAAAGCCGGTGTACGGCCGGATGTTCCAGACGCCGTTCTCGGACCGCATCCGCAATGAAGTCGGCATTCCGACCATTGCGGTGGGCGCGATCTTCGAGGCCGACCACGTCAACAGCATCATCGCCGCCGGGCGCGCCGACCTGTGCGCGCTGGCCCGGCCGCACCTGGCCGACCCGGCCTGGACGCAGCACGAAGCGGCCAAGCTCGGTCACTTCGACAACGTCGGCTGGCCCAAGCAGTACTACGCCGGCAAGCAGCAGCTCGAACGCAATCTGGAACGCGAAAAACAAGTCGCCGCGCAAAGCGCCGGCCTGACGCCGCAACAGATCGCCGCACGGCTGCTGGCCGAGTGA
- a CDS encoding acyl-CoA dehydrogenase family protein, with product MADTTYLDWPFFEDRHRALATQLDAWATEHIAEVHGRDVDAACRALVRQLGDAGWLGHAIGGTAHGGHQDVIDTRAICLIRETLARHAGLADFAFAMQGLGSGAISLFGTDAQKAEWLTRVASGDAIAAFALSEPDAGSDVAAMSCAATLDGDHYVLNGEKTWISNGGIADFYVVFARTGDAPGSRGLSAFLVPAATPGLTIAERIEVIAPHPLARLRFEQCRVPVSHRIGESGQGFKIAMSTLDVFRTSVAAAALGFARRALDEGLQRATQRRMFNQTLADFQLTQAKLAEMATGIDAAALLTYRAAWMRDRGQKVTKEAAMAKMTATETAQRVIDGAVQLFGGMGVVSDHPVERLYREIRALRIYEGATEVQQLIIARELLRALPAPAA from the coding sequence ATGGCCGATACCACCTATCTCGATTGGCCGTTCTTTGAAGACCGGCACCGTGCGTTGGCAACGCAGCTGGATGCGTGGGCCACCGAACACATTGCCGAGGTCCATGGCCGCGATGTTGACGCGGCCTGCCGTGCGCTGGTGCGTCAGTTGGGGGATGCCGGCTGGCTGGGGCACGCGATCGGCGGAACCGCGCATGGCGGCCATCAGGACGTGATCGACACCCGCGCGATTTGCCTGATCCGCGAGACGCTTGCGCGCCACGCAGGTCTGGCCGACTTTGCCTTTGCCATGCAGGGCCTGGGCTCGGGCGCCATCAGCCTGTTCGGCACCGACGCGCAAAAGGCCGAGTGGCTGACCCGGGTGGCCAGTGGCGACGCCATTGCAGCGTTCGCCTTGTCGGAACCCGATGCTGGGTCCGACGTAGCGGCGATGTCGTGCGCGGCCACGCTGGACGGCGATCACTATGTGCTGAATGGCGAGAAGACGTGGATTTCGAATGGCGGCATCGCTGACTTCTACGTGGTGTTTGCCCGCACGGGCGACGCACCGGGGTCTCGTGGCCTGTCGGCCTTTCTGGTGCCGGCCGCTACGCCCGGGCTGACCATTGCCGAACGCATCGAGGTCATCGCGCCCCATCCGCTGGCCCGGCTGCGGTTCGAGCAGTGCCGTGTCCCGGTGTCGCACCGCATTGGCGAATCGGGGCAGGGCTTCAAGATCGCGATGTCGACGCTGGACGTGTTCCGCACGTCGGTGGCGGCCGCGGCGCTGGGCTTTGCGCGGCGCGCGCTGGACGAAGGTCTGCAGCGCGCGACCCAGCGCCGCATGTTCAACCAGACCCTGGCGGACTTCCAGTTGACGCAGGCCAAGCTGGCCGAGATGGCGACTGGCATCGACGCAGCGGCCTTGCTGACCTACCGCGCCGCATGGATGCGGGATCGCGGACAGAAGGTGACGAAGGAAGCGGCCATGGCCAAGATGACCGCCACCGAAACGGCACAGCGTGTGATTGATGGCGCGGTGCAATTGTTCGGCGGCATGGGGGTGGTGAGCGACCATCCGGTCGAGCGGCTGTATCGCGAGATCCGGGCCTTGCGTATCTACGAAGGCGCGACCGAGGTCCAGCAGTTGATTATCGCGCGGGAGTTGCTGCGCGCCTTGCCCGCACCGGCAGCGTAA
- a CDS encoding RidA family protein, producing MDVLQPEGWPRPKGYSNGMTASGRMVFVSGMIGWDADGVFQTDDFVGQVAQALRNIVATLAEAKAGPEHMVRMTWYVKDKKTYVAAYPEIGKAYREIIGRHFPTMTAVQVADLIEDRAQVEIEVTAMVPDEA from the coding sequence ATCGACGTTCTCCAGCCTGAAGGCTGGCCGCGCCCCAAGGGGTATTCCAACGGCATGACTGCGTCGGGCCGCATGGTGTTTGTCAGCGGCATGATCGGTTGGGACGCCGATGGCGTGTTCCAGACGGATGACTTTGTTGGTCAGGTGGCGCAGGCGCTGCGCAACATCGTCGCCACGCTGGCCGAGGCCAAGGCGGGCCCGGAACATATGGTCCGGATGACCTGGTATGTGAAGGACAAGAAGACGTACGTGGCGGCGTACCCGGAAATCGGCAAGGCCTATCGCGAGATCATCGGCCGACACTTTCCGACCATGACGGCCGTGCAGGTGGCCGACCTGATCGAGGACCGCGCGCAGGTGGAAATCGAAGTCACCGCGATGGTGCCCGACGAGGCATAA